The stretch of DNA TGTGCACTTACACCCGGTTTATCGTAAGATTAGCGAAGCAGATAGAGCTCAGGTTGATGGTATGCAGTCACGTGGAATTAGAACTTGTCATATTATGGGGTACATGGTTGCTCAGAAGGGTGGATATGGTGGTGTTGGGTTTACGAAGAAAGatctttataattattttgataaaaaaatgcgtGATATTGTTAAAGATGGTGATGTTGCCGCATCGCTACATTATCTTAATGCAAAGTCAGCTACTGATCCCATGCTCTATGCTGAATATGCTGCTGACACTAGCAATGGACGGATGAAGTCTCTTTTTTGGGCTGATGGGACCAGTAGATCTGACTACTTCTGTTTTGGAGATGTGGTTGCATTTGACACAACATACAAGAGGAACAAATACAACCTCCCGCTGGTTATATTTTCAGGTTGTAACCACCATTCccaaacaataatttttggCGCTGCGTTGGTATCAGATGAAACCACGGAGACGTATAAGTGggtgttgaattgttttttggAGTGTATGGAAAATAAACGCCCAAAAGCTGTGGTGACAGATGGAGATGGGGCTATGAGGGAGGCTATAAAAGAGGTTTTCCCCGATTCGACTCATCGGTTATGTGCCTGGCATTTGAATAAGAATGCAGGTGAGAATGTGAAGAATTCAGGTTTTCTGAAGGGATTTAAAAAAGCCATgttctcaaatttttcaaagGATGATTTTGAAGAGTATTGGTCAGAGATGATTAAAGAAAATGGAGTTGAAGGACATCCGTGGGTTATCAAAACCTACGAGAACAAGTTACTATGGGCAACTGCATACCTGCGGGATAAGTTTTTTGGACGTATAAGAACTACGTCCCAATGTGAAGCAATCAATGCAATAATAAAGAGTTATGTAAGAAAGAAAGGATGCATCTTTGAATTTATGCAAAATTTTGAGCAGGCTCTAAGAGGCTACAGAAACAATGAACTTGTTGAAGATTTTAAGTCAAAGTTTTCAGAACCTGTGTTGACAACTCAACTACGTTTGATTGAGAGCAATGCCGCTAAAATCTATACAGCGGAGATTTTCAAAGaagtgaaagaagaaattatgaagGCCGGTGAATTGATTGTTAAGCATAAAAAGGAAATTGGAGATACAAAGTTTTATACTTTGACTAAATATTGTCGGGATGCGTATGAAAGAACAGTTGTTTACGATGGTGATACATTCCAATGTTCGTGCAGGTTGTTTGATTCTCGTGGACTTCCTTGTtctcatatttttcatgtgatgAAGGAAGAACATGTTGATCACATTCCTAGCACTTTGGTATTGTCGCGATGGACCAAGGATgctaaaattgattatttgaaCATGGTGGATGTTAATGATCCAGTTGATTCCGATGTGATTGAGCTTGCCCGTTTTGGTGCATATTGTTCTGTTCTGACATCATTTTGCAAAGAAGCTTCTAAAAAGAATGGTGTGTATGGTGACATTATGGATGACctcatgaatttaaaaaaaaaatattgcagtGTTGAGGATCCTATTGGAACACAAAAGTCAGTTGTTGGTGATCCTATCCCGGTTCAGAGTAAAGGTgctccaaagaaaaaaaagaatgacGCAAAAGCTCTCAGGCATTGTACTCATTGCAAGAGTACAACTCATAATGCGAGGACTTGTTCGgtaattttaataattcttGATTGTTTATCTTTCGAATcatataatatgttttattaattatattgttttatatttgtagtaaaatttcttttttattgttataaacaggataaaaagagaaaaaaaagttgcaACGCTGAAAGTAGTGTGCAAGACATAAATTCAGAGCTACCGGTTGACGTTGGTGAAAGTAGTGTGCgacagaaaaagaagaaatgtgCAGAGCAACCGAAAGACCTTTGCGAAAGTAGTGTGGcaccaaaaaagaagaaatgttcAGAGCTACCGAAAGACCTTTGTGAAAGTATTGTGCAAAAGAGAAATAAATGTTCGGTGCAATTGAAAGAGCGTGGCGCTAATGTGTCAACACCAACACATATTGATGTTACTAGTGCGACCGGGCAATTCACTCCGATGTATGGATTTCAACATATGATTCCTATGTTACATCCGGTTATGCAACAGATGCACGTACCATCTGGACAACATGTTCCACCTGCACAACATGTAACTTCTGTACCACATGTACCACCTCTATACCAACTGTATGGAATGAATGTTGGTGCAAATTCAACTTCGTGTTATGGTCTGTTACAACAGGTGATGAAATCTGCTGATGGTAAACAATGagg from Trifolium pratense cultivar HEN17-A07 linkage group LG5, ARS_RC_1.1, whole genome shotgun sequence encodes:
- the LOC123885094 gene encoding protein FAR1-RELATED SEQUENCE 5-like, whose product is MVKFDESLDVDSNEVSSTDSHTSDDENSSYSASSGHDRSDDGDDHGDHHDDGDDDDDDDDGNDHDFADEASIGERAVRINSMTADEIRGMDFGSVDEAYEFYYQYGKCKGFSVRKSDDKKKIGPDGSKIITNKLFVCSRQGLRDKRHISRLDRKREHRRLTRTKCTARFRVTYKADKGRFVVSVFEETHNHELTSARFVHLHPVYRKISEADRAQVDGMQSRGIRTCHIMGYMVAQKGGYGGVGFTKKDLYNYFDKKMRDIVKDGDVAASLHYLNAKSATDPMLYAEYAADTSNGRMKSLFWADGTSRSDYFCFGDVVAFDTTYKRNKYNLPLVIFSGCNHHSQTIIFGAALVSDETTETYKWVLNCFLECMENKRPKAVVTDGDGAMREAIKEVFPDSTHRLCAWHLNKNAGENVKNSGFLKGFKKAMFSNFSKDDFEEYWSEMIKENGVEGHPWVIKTYENKLLWATAYLRDKFFGRIRTTSQCEAINAIIKSYVRKKGCIFEFMQNFEQALRGYRNNELVEDFKSKFSEPVLTTQLRLIESNAAKIYTAEIFKEVKEEIMKAGELIVKHKKEIGDTKFYTLTKYCRDAYERTVVYDGDTFQCSCRLFDSRGLPCSHIFHVMKEEHVDHIPSTLVLSRWTKDAKIDYLNMVDVNDPVDSDVIELARFGAYCSVLTSFCKEASKKNGVYGDIMDDLMNLKKKYCSVEDPIGTQKSVVGDPIPVQSKGAPKKKKNDAKALRHCTHCKSTTHNARTCSDKKRKKSCNAESSVQDINSELPVDVGESSVRQKKKKCAEQPKDLCESSVAPKKKKCSELPKDLCESIVQKRNKCSVQLKERGANVSTPTHIDVTSATGQFTPMYGFQHMIPMLHPVMQQMHVPSGQHVPPAQHVTSVPHVPPLYQLYGMNVGANSTSCYGLLQQVMKSADGKQ